A region of the Pseudodesulfovibrio sp. JC047 genome:
ATATCGACACCATTGTATTCGACAAGACCGGCACCCTGACCAAAGGCAATCTCACGGTTGCGGATGTGCTCCCCCACGGTACCATGCACCCGAATGAACTGCTTGCTCTGGCCGCCGGAGCGGAAGAGCACTATTCTCATCCCGTGGCTCGTGCGGTCGTGGCCGAAGCCAAAGCGCAAAATCTTCAACTTCCGCCCATCAGTCAGGTTGACTTCATTGTGGCCCACGGTGTTTCCGCCCATGTCGAAGGTGAACATATTCTGGTCGGCAGCCGTCATTTCCTTGAAGACGATGAAGGTGTGGACTGCTCCGGGGCCGAAGCACAGGGCCGTGCATTGCGCGCTCAGGGAAAATCCCTGCTCTATGTAGCCCGTTCCGGCCACCTTGCGGGCATCATCACCCTGCGGGATGAACTCCGGCCAGAAGCATCCGAAACCCTTGCCATGCTCAAAAAACGTGGTATTCATAAGATTGTCATGCTCACTGGTGACCATAAGGATACGGCACAATCCATTGCCGCTGACCTCGGATGTATCGATGAGGTCCACTGGGAACTCAATCCAGAAGACAAGGCGGTACTGATCAAGGAACTTCAAGAAAATGGCCACATTCTCGCCTTTGCCGGGGACGGCGTGAATGACGCTCCGGCACTGGTTTCGGCGGACGTTGGCATATGTATGCCCGGCGGCGCGGACCTGGCCCGGGAAACCGCCCAAGTGGTCCTCCTTGAAAATGACTTGCGTATTCTGGCCGTGGCCCGTGATGTGGCAACACAGACGCAACGAATTCTGAAAAGGACCTTTCAAGCCGCAGTCGGCATCAACTCGGCGGTCCTGCTCGCGGCCACGGCGGGCACACTATCTCCGGTCGCGTCGGCGTTCCTGCACAACGCCAGCACGCTCGGCATTCTCGGATACGCGGCAGCCGCTGGACGAAAAATCCCCGTCTCCGCACAACAGCTCGATTCAACAGCCACTTTTCACAAGGCATAACCGATGTATACAAGTTTGACGCACGCCCCCACTGGGGTTGGATTGACCATCTCACGAATCACCGACCCACATCTCGAATCTCGTATGGGAAAAATGGGATTGTTCGTGGGCGGCGACATCACACGCCTTGACGAGGACGTGGCCCTCCAGACCGTCCGCGTCAAAGGCCCCAAGGGAGAAGTGGTTCTCGGCGGAGGCATGGGCGTCAAGGTGGTCACCCATCTTGACGATGGCCGCATGATTCCACTGACTGAAATGAAACCCGGCGAAACCGGGCATGTGGAATGTGTCACCGCAGGTGGTCCCGTCCAAGACGGCATGGAAGCCCTCGGGTTAAAAAACAATGATCCCATTGAACTGATTCGCATCCTGCCACCCATGGAATTCATCGCCATAATACAAGGGCGTGGTCGCATCCGCTTGGCCGAGGGCATGGCTGCCAAAATTCTCGGCCGCATGGGCGACATCCAATGCCAATTTGCCAACGCACAGGCCGGTATGGACTTTGAAGTGGAACGAATACTCGGCGGTCATCGAGCGCAACGCGCTATTGCATCGCTGGATATCGCTCCCGGTGTCATCCTCCGACTCGAATCCGTGGGCAAGGCACCCAGCTATCAAATGACACGACAAAGCCGGTGCGTGGTCAGCAGCCCAGAAGGATTGCGCCTCTACCTGCGTCACGACCAGTCCGATCTTGTCATTGTCTCCTATGAAGAAGCCGACGAATTCACCAGCTGAACACCATGAGAAAAAGCCCAGATTGATTACAAAGTCCAATCTGGCAGGCTGTTGAGAAATCGTCAGCCGCTAGGCGCAAAAAAAACTCAGGGCCGAAGCGTATTTATGCATACGTGAGGTTCTGAGTTTTTTGCAGCAACGACGCGGATGGCGGTTTGTCAGCAGCCTGAGCCGCCTTCCGAAAGGAAGACGGCTCCTTGAAAAAATCATTCGGACAGGGCTATGCCTTGACTTCCATCTGCTTTTCAGCCTTGGCGTCATGCACCATTTCCTTGACCTCATTGGTGGCCTTCTGAAACGTATCCACTGTCCAATCCTTGGCCTTGATCCCCGCCTTGATGGTGGATTTGGTCGCCTTTTTGACCGTATCAGACTTGGTGGCAGCATACCCGAGAGCACCACCGACAACGGTCCCTGCAACAAAAACAGCAATTCTACCGAAACTCATAGAGTCCTCCTTATGCCCATTGGGCCTGTCAATCGACATTCCCCGGCCACCCTCTTGGTGATCCCGGGACGCATATCATACTCATTGACCAATCAAAATCGCCTCTCTGTCCGATATTTCGCCACCCGGACACGACAGAGTGAGTATACGCTTCTCTATTTCACCGTAAAATGGCGATGTTGAATTCCATTCTCACAGCAGACATTGCCCTGACTGCCATCCAAAAATGCGCAACACTCCGTGGAGCATACTTCATGCTCTTTGCCACACAACGATTGGATCACTTCAGATATTTATCCATCCATTTGTTCATTTCTTCGCCCATGACACGGACAACCTCAATTGAGGCATCATCAAGGGTGGACATATATTCCAGAAACTCCCGATCATGCGATTCATGAAACGCCAGATGGGTGTCACTGGCGATATGACCGAGCTCTGTTGTACGGATAATGACACGCGCCTTGTTGTCTGGATCGATTTTCTTGGTCAACAGCCCTTTTTTGACGAGCTTGGCAACCAACTGAGACACGGCCCCCTTGGTAATACCAAGCTCAGTGGCAAGCGAGGTCACACCAGTGCCGCCCTGCATATCCACAGCGGTCACCATATGAATTTCAGACGGATACAGCTCCATGCCAATCCCGAAATCAAAGGCCTTGCGGTCGATGATTGAATACTTTGCCATGGCCCTGCTGAATTCCCTGAGCACGGGCATCATTGCTTCAAATGTTCTCATGCTGACAAGTTTAGCAACGCAACAGTTTTGTGTCAAAAGGGCCTCAAACCCGCAATGGCACCGCAAAAAAACTATTTTTCCTTGGCCTGACACGCAGCGCACAAACCGAAAAGGCACATGTGATGGCGTGTCAATGTGTATCCGTGGGCGATGGCCACTTCTTCCTGTCTTGCTTCAATGGAGGCATCATAAATCTCGACCTTGACCCCGCACTTCATGCACACCAGATGATCATGAT
Encoded here:
- a CDS encoding MarR family winged helix-turn-helix transcriptional regulator, whose protein sequence is MAKYSIIDRKAFDFGIGMELYPSEIHMVTAVDMQGGTGVTSLATELGITKGAVSQLVAKLVKKGLLTKKIDPDNKARVIIRTTELGHIASDTHLAFHESHDREFLEYMSTLDDASIEVVRVMGEEMNKWMDKYLK
- a CDS encoding FeoA family protein, yielding MYTSLTHAPTGVGLTISRITDPHLESRMGKMGLFVGGDITRLDEDVALQTVRVKGPKGEVVLGGGMGVKVVTHLDDGRMIPLTEMKPGETGHVECVTAGGPVQDGMEALGLKNNDPIELIRILPPMEFIAIIQGRGRIRLAEGMAAKILGRMGDIQCQFANAQAGMDFEVERILGGHRAQRAIASLDIAPGVILRLESVGKAPSYQMTRQSRCVVSSPEGLRLYLRHDQSDLVIVSYEEADEFTS